CCCATTTTCTTGCCATAAGTATAGTTCCTCCTCAAATTGTGTTGGTTATTCGGCCTTTCTGCCGATTTCTTATGCGGAAAAGCCCTGCAGATATTATAGCATAATTCAAACGCTAGTAAAGGGGTTTCTTTAATTATTGCCAAAAATCAGCTCTTTTTTCAATACAATTATCTTGAAAGCACTTCCATATTCTGTCATTTTCTGATATGCGATTTTATTTCGCATATGCGAATTTATCACCTGAAAACCTCTCCTTTCCCCCTTGATTTTAACAGGAAAATTTCAGATTTTTTCAGGCAGAACAGATTTCTTTTCCTTCAGCAAGATCAGACAGATTCCCATCGCCAGAAATTCTGCTGCCGGCATGACCGACCATATCCCGGTTACTCCAAATACCATTGGAAAAAGAAATACCAGTACACTGCTTAAAACAAGCCCCCTCATCAGACAGATGAACAAAGCCTTTCCCGGCTTTAACACAGACTGGAACCAGGTGCTGAACAATATATTAAATCCCATGGGCAGAAATGACAGGAAATAAATCCTGACAGCAGGGACCGACATAGCTAAAATCTCATCCGTTGGTCCTACAAAGGCCTTTGTTACCAGAGCCGGAAAAAGCATACCGATCCCCACAAACAGCAAACCGGAAAAGCATACCGCCAGCTCTCCCATGCGGCGTGTTTCCTTTAACCTCTCCTTTTTTCCTGCCCCATAATTCATAGCAAGAATGGGCTGGGATGCCTGAGAGATACCATTATTAATAGAAGCAACGATCAGAGCGCTGTTGGATATGATACCGTATACCACCACTCCAAGGTCGCCAACGTAAGCCAAAAGCTGGCGGTTGAATAAAAACATGACAATTCCGCTGCACGTTTCCAATAAGAAGCTGGAAAGGCCGTTCACCAGGATTTCCCCTGCCCTTCTCCATTTGATGCGAAGGACGATTTTCAAGGAATTCCCCTTGGAAAACAAATGGGTGAGCAAAATGCCAAGAGTTAGGCAGGAGCCAATTGCAGTGGCCGCCGCTGCTCCCACCATTCCCATATTCATAGGAAAGATAAAAATATAATCCAGGATCACATTGGTGATACCGCCGGAAATCACGGCTGCCATGGCCACTTTAGGAGCCCTGTCATTTCTGACAAAGGATTGCAGAAAAGAAGAAAGCAGGAATACAGGCGCCCCTGACACCAGTATCCTTCCATATTCCCTGACATAGAGATCCATGGATTCATTTCTCCCCAAAAACTTTGTTACAGGATCAAACAGCAGATGCCCTGCCGTCACATAGAACACGCCGGCAGCAGCCGCCATGCAGAATGCAGCCGTAAAATACTCCCTGGCCCCCTGCTCATCTCCCTTTCCCTTGGAAATGGATAAGAGCACTCCCCCGCCTACGCCAAACAGCAGGCCGGTTCCAAAAAACAGGCTGTATAAGGGCAGAAGTAAGTTTAAAGCAGCAATTCCCATGGGACCTACTCCCCGCCCGATCATCAGGGTATCCGCCAGGATATATATGGAGGTGACCAGCGTGGCGCTGATGGAGGGCATCAGATACCTTAAAAATAATCTCTTCACCGGTTCTTCCAGTAGATTTGCTTTTTTCATAAGCAGCCTCCTTTTCAAGTCTTTTAACAGTTTAGCATTTTTTTCTTAAATAACAAGCAAAATCAGAGAAAACCGTCCTATATGCAGAGTTAAGGAATATATTCCATAAAATGCTTGATTCTTTTTTGATTTTTTCTGTAAAATAATACCAAATGAGATTGTTTCTGGGACAAAAATGTGGTACATTAGTGGTATCTCTAAAATCAATAAAAAACAGGAGGAAAAACAAGATTATGAAAAAGAGAGCACTAGCATTAGTAATGGCAGTTATGATGGCTGCAACCTTAAGCGGATGCGGTTCTTCCAATCAAGGCGGTGACGCTACCACAGCGGCACCTGCAGAGACCACAGCTGCTGAAAAAACGGCAGAGACAACCGCAGCTTCAGAAAAGCCTGAAAACGGGTATGAGCTTGCATTGGTTACAGACTTAGGAACCATTGATGACAAGTCCTTTAACCAGGGTGCATGGGAAGGCATGAAGAAGTATGCGGAGGAAAACAGCATTTCCTACAAGTACTACCAGCCCCAGGAAGGTACTACCGATTCCTATCTTGAGACCATCGGACTTGCTATCGAAGGCGGCGCTAAGCTAGTTGTTTGCCCGGGATTTTTATTTGAAGAGCCTGTATTCCTTGCCCAGGATCAGTACAAGGATGTTCATTTCATCCTTCTGGATGGCGAGCCTCACAATGGTGATTATTCCGAATTCAGAACAGAGGCTAATGTAATGCCGATCCTGTTCCAGGAAGACGAGCCTGGATTCTTAGCCGGCTATGCAGCAGTAAAAGAAGGCTATACAAAACTCGGATTCTTAGGCGGCATGGCAGTTCCGGCAGTTATCCGTTACGGCTACGGATTTGCAGAAGGTGCTGACTTTGCAGCAAAGGAAATGGGAATCGATGGCATAGAAATCATGTACAACTACACAGGTGCATTTGCCGCTACACCGGAAGCACAGTCCATGGCAGCTTCCTGGTACCAGAACGGAACAGAAGTGATCTTTGGATGCGGCGGAGCTGTTGGTAACTCCGTTATGGCTGCTGCTGAAGAAAAAGGCACAAAGGTTATCGGCGTTGACGTTGACCAGAGCTATGAATCCAATACTGTTATCACTTCAGCTATGAAAGAACTGTCCGTTTCCGTTTACGACGGAGTGAAAGCATTCTATGACAATGCTTTCCCAGGCGGAAAGACAAGCATATTCACTGCCAAGAACGATGGTATCGGACTTCCAATGGAAACTTCCAAATTCACCAAGTTCACACAGCAGGATTATGACGCTATCTTTACACAGTTAAAAGACGGTAAAATCGAACTTGTACAGCCTTCTCAGGATAACAACAATCCTACGGTTGACTTAAAGCTTGAAAAAACAAAAATCAGCTTTGTAGAATAGTCTTCAGGCATACCTATACACCCGGTAAAGCAGGGTGGGCACTGCCCAAAAAGCGCGGGCAATGAAAAAGAAAAGGAGATGCCGTTTGATTCACCAGTCATAACAGACCTGGTCTCTTACGGCATCTCTTTTTTATTTTCTTAAAAGCGGAAAAATACCAAGGTATATTTTATTAACCAGGTCCCATAGATAGGTACCGAATTAAGGGGGATTTTATGGACTACATTATTGAGATGCTTCACATCACGAAAGAATTTCCTGGTATCATCGCAAATGATGACATCACTCTGCAATTAAAGAAAGGCGAGATCCTTGCTCTGCTTGGTGAAAACGGCGCAGGAAAATCCACGCTCATGAGCGTCTTATTCGGCCTGTACCAGCCGGAAAAAGGCGTCATTAAGGTCAGAGGCAAGGAAGAAAAAATCACCGGGCCTTTAGATGCCAATGCCCTGGGTATTGGTATGGTTCATCAGCATTTTAAGCTGGTCGAGAATTTTACCGTGCTCCAGAATATTGTTCTGGGCATTGAAACAACAAAACGCGGGTTTTTAAAAATGGATGACGCCCGCAAAAAGGTTATGGATTTAAGTGAGAAATACAAATTATTCGTGGACCCGGATGCAATCATATCAGATATTACCGTTGGCATGCAGCAAAGGGTCGAGATTTTGAAAATGCTTTATCGCGATAACGAAATCATGATTTTTGACGAACCCACTGCGGTTCTTACCCCTCAGGAAATTGAAGAACTGATGCAGATCATGAAAGATCTGGTAAAGGAAGGCAAGTCCATCCTGTTTATCACCCACAAGCTCAATGAAATCAAGGCGGTTGCGGACCGCTGTTCTGTCCTGCGCCGCGGTAAATATATTGGAACGGTAGAGGTAGCAGAAACAACGCCCGAAGAAATGTCAGAGATGATGGTTGGCCGCAAGGTGAACCTGACCGTTGACAAGAATCCTTCCAAGCCCGGAGATATTGTGCTGGAAGTTAAGGATCTTTCCGTAGAGGCCAAAAGAGAAGGCCAGACAAAAAAACTGGTCCATGATGTCTCTTTCAAGGTAAAAAAAGGAGAAATCGTATGCATCGCCGGAATCGACGGCAACGGCCAGACAGAGCTCATCCATGCGATCACCGGCATTTCCGATATGAGCACCGGTACCGTTACCATCAATGGGGAAGACGTGACAAAAAAAAGCATCCGTTACAAAAATACCCATGGATTATCCCACATACCGGAGGACAGGCACAAACACGGCCTTGTCCTGGATTACAACCTGGCTTATAACCTGGTCCTTCAGCAGTATTTTGAAAAGGACTTCCAAAGCAGTACCTTCTTAAAAAATGACAAGATTTATGAATACGCAGAAAAGCTGATTCAGGATTATGACATAAGAAGCAGCGAAGGCCCCTTTACCACAACCCGCAGCATGTCCGGCGGAAACCAGCAAAAGGCCATTGTGGCAAGAGAGATCTCTAAAGTTCCCGATATTCTTCTGGCTGTTCAGCCCACCCGCGGCTTAGATGTGGGGGCTATTGAATACATCCACCGCCAGCTTGTAAAACAAAGAGATGCCGGAGCAGCTATTCTCTTAGTATCCCTGGAATTAGATGAAGTCATGAATTTAAGCGACCGGATTCTGGTCATGTTTGAAGGCGGAATCGTAGCCGACTTAAATCCTAAGAACGTCACGGTTCAGGAATTGGGTCTTTATATGGCAGGCGCAAAGAAAGAAGGTGGCAAATCATGAAACCGAAACAGATAAAGGATCATACAGGAATTCTCTCTTCCATCTTTGCCATTATACTTGGATTGATCGTAGGCCTGATCATTCTGTTCCTCTGCAATCCGAAGCAGGCTCTTCCAGGATTTGCAACGATTTTATCAGGGGCATTTACCCATGGAGCCAAAGGCGTAGGACAGGTATTTTACTATGCAACTCCCATCATCCTCACCGGTCTTTCCGTGGGATTTGCCTTTAAGACAGGGCTTTTTAACATCGGAACTCCCGGCCAGTTCATCATGGGAGGATTTGGCGCTGTCTATGTAGGAATCCTCTGGACATCCTTAGGACCTGCCCACTGGGTAGTCGCCCTTCTTGCCAGCATCATCCTGGGCGCCGTATGGGGCCTTGTTCCAGGACTTTTAAAAGCTTATTTTAACGTAAATGAGGTAATCGCCTCCATTATGATGAATTACATCGGCATGTATCTGGTAAACTGGATCGTAAAAAGCTATAAGCCCTTATTTAACAACCTGCGCAATGAGTCCAGGAATGTGGCGGCAACAGCCAACATCCCAAAGATGGGGCTGGACAAGATATTCCCAGGCTCCAGCGTAAACGGGGGAATCCTTATTGCAATCCTCACGGTAATTCTGATCTGGCTTCTCCTTAACAAAACCACCTTTGGCTATGAATTAAAGGCTGTGGGCTTTAACCGGGATGCCAGTAAATACGCCGGCATCAATGAAAAAAAGAGCATCATCCTGTCCATGATGATCGCAGGAGCCATTGCAGGACTTGCCGGAGGGCTTTTGTATCTGGCTGGTACCGGAAAGCACATTGAAATCAAGGACGTGCTGGCATCGGAAGGCTTTACGGGTATTTCCGTTGCATTGCTGGGCTTAAGCAACCCCATCGGAGTTCTCTTCTCCGGCATCTTCATCGCATACTTAACAGCCGGAGGCTTTTACTTGCAGCTATTTGAATTTTCAACGGAAATCATTGACATCATCGTAGCGGTCATCATCTATTTCAGCGCCTTTGCCCTTATGGTAAAGATTATTCTTTCTAAAATCCACAGGCAGAAAGATGAAAAAGCTGAAAGTGCAAAGGAAGGAGGGATGAAATCATGAACGTAATTTATTTTATTTTCCAACAGACCATGTATTTCATGATTCCTCTCATGATCGTAGCTTTGGGAGCCATGTTCTCCGAACGAAGCGGCATCATTAACATCGCCCTGGAAGGAATCATGACCATGGGAGCTTTTACCGGAATCCTGTTCATTCATTTTACAGGCGGCTCCATGACCGGACAACTCCAGCTCATCATTGCGGTGCTGATTTCCATGGCAACCGGTATGGTATTTTCCCTGTTCCACGCTTACGCGTCCATCAACATGAAGTCCAATCAGGTAATCAGCGGTACTGCATTAAATATGTTTGCTCCCGCCTTTGCCATTTTCGTGGCCCGTGTCATTCAGGGCGTACAGCAGGTACAGTTTACCAATACCTTCCGTATTGTATCCGTTCCGTTATTGGGAAAGATTCCGTTTTTCGGTCCTCTCCTGTTCCAGAACGCTTATATCACCACTTATATTGGCATTGCAATCTTTTTGCTTTCAACCATTGTCCTTTATAAAACCAGGTTTGGTTTAAGGCTTAGGGCCTGCGGCGAGCATCCCCAGGCGGCCGACTCTGCCGGAATTAACGTATACCGGATGCAGTATGCAGGCGTCCTGATCTCCGGCGCACTTGGCGGGCTTGGAGGACTGGTTTTTGTGGTTCCCACCTCCACCAATTTTAACGCAGACGTAGCCGGATACGGCTTCCTGGCTCTGGCTGTTTTGATCTTCGGCCAGTGGAAGCCGGTCAATATCATGCTTGCCTCCCTTTTCTTCGGGCTCATGAAGGCGATCGCATCCGCTTATTCCGGAATCCCGTTCTTAAGCGCAATGGGCATTCCAAGCTACTTCTATAAAATGGTGCCTTATATCATCACCCTGATCGTGCTGATCTTCACTTCCAGAAACTCTCAGGCTCCAAAAGCAGAGGGTATTCCTTACGATAAGGGACAGAGATAAAAGACAGAAAATTGCAGCCGCAAAAAAGAAAGTATGGATTTTCTTTTTTGCGGCTGTTTCTTTTTTATCCTGCCGGCTGTATTCTTCCTGTTTATGGGGAAATCCCTGATTTCTCCTAATATCTAGTCACTCAGAAAAGACAAAGCCATATAATACACTACAATGCACGAAAAGAGTGAGTCTAATGATGTCATATAGCTGTTATGTCAGTCATTCTAACTGCGTATCGGACAATGCTTATCTTACCTGGGATATAAATGACTACGGACCGGCGCCGCTGGTGCTCAACATTGTCCATGATACTCTCCGGAACCCCACCTTTCTCACGACCCGCTGGACCGGGGACCATATGCAGCTTGCCCTCATGAGCATTCCTGTGAACGGGGAGACAGGTCTGGGAAACAATCCGGAGTTAGATCAGTTTATACGCATAGAATCAGGAGAAGGGCTGCTACTTATGGGAGACAGTCCTTATAATCTTACTTTCCAGGAGCCTGTAAATGACAAATGCGCTATTATCATCCCGGCGAATACCTGGTACAATCTCAAGAATACCGGCGAAGATGCCTTAAAGCTTTTTACCATTTATTCTCCCGTCGTACAGCCCTCTGGAACGGTACATTGGAGAATGAATGATTTAAAAAAAGGGGAATAACAGTGAAATAAAAAAAGGTGCAGGAAGAAGGGGTTGCCTCTTCCTGTACCTTTTTTACAAATCCCACGGGCTGCTTCCCGTCAAAGGGAAACGATCCTATTTAGAAACGGAACTTATCTTCAAAATAACTTTTCAGCTCTGCAATGGGAACTCTCACCTGGTCCATGGTATCACGGTCACGGACAGTTACTGCAAAGTCCTCTTCGGAATCAAAATCATAGGTAACGCAGAACGGGGTGCCGATCTCATCCTGTCTTCTATAGCGCTTTCCGATATTGCCTCTGTCATCGAATTCGCAGTTATAGTATTTGCAAAGCTCTTCATATACCTTTTCCGCGCCTTCATTCAGCTTTTTGGAAAGAGGCAGCACACCGATCTTAACAGGAGCAATGGCAGGATGGAAGTGAAGCACCGTACGCACATCTCCTTCTGCGATCTCCTCTTCATCGTATGCAGCGCAAAGGAATGCAAGGGTCACACGGTCAGCTCCCAGAGACGGCTCTACCACGTAGGGAACGTACCGCTCCTTCTTTTCATCATCAAAATATGTCAAATCCTGACCGGAGGTATTCTGGTGCTGGGTTAAGTCATAATCTGTTCTGTCTGCAATTCCCCATAACTCACCCCATCCAAATGGGAACAGGAATTCAATGTCAGAGGTTGCCTTACTGTAGAAAGAAAGCTCTTCTTTCTCATGATCCCTGACACGCATCTCGTCTTCTTTGATTCCCAGGGTCTTCAGCCAGTTGATGCAGAACTCTTTCCAGTATGCGAACCATTCCAGATCCGTATCCGGCTCACAGAAAAATTCCAGCTCCATCTGCTCAAATTCCCTGGTACGGAAGGTGAAGTTTCCCGGAGTGATCTCGTTACGGAAGGATTTTCCGACCTGTCCGATTCCGAATGGTATTTTCTTACGGGAGGTTCTTTGTACGTTTTTGAAGTTTACGAAAATACCCTGAGCTGTCTCTGGTCTTAAGTATACGGTATTTTTGGCATCTTCTGTTACTCCCTGGAAGGTTTTGAACATCAGGTTGAATTGACGGATATCCGTAAAATCATGCTTTCCGCAGCTTGGGCAGCAAATGTTCTTCTCATCAATATAGCTCTTCATCTCTTCCTGGGACCAGGCATCTACAGAGCCTTCGATGGTGATATTGTTTTCAGACATGTAATCTTCAATCAGTTTATCTGCACGGAAACGCTCCTTGCATGCCTTGCAGTCCATCAGCGGGTCGGAAAAGCCGCCTAAGTGTCCGGAGGCGACCCAGGTCTGGGAATTCATCAAAATGGCACAGTCCACGCCCACATTATAAGGGCTTTCCTGAATGAATTTCTGCCACCATGCTTTTTTTACATTGTTCTTCAGTTCCACGCCTAAGTTGCCGTAATCCCAGGTATTTGCAAGGCCGCCGTAAATTTCGGAGCCAGGATATACAAATCCTCTTGATTTTGCAAGTCCCACAATCTTTTCCATTGTCTTTTCCATGATCTTAACCTCTCTTATTTAAAAATGATGTAATTTTTCCCTTGCGCTGTCTGAACGGTATAGTGATCCTTTATAACTACATTATTGGAAACAAATAAAAGCTTTCCCTGGGTTTGTATTGTCACCGGCTGTTTAGACTCCACAACAACGGCGAAGCACTCCCCTTTGCTGGATAACGCTTTTTTTTCTGCCTGTTTCCCATCAGAGGCCTTTACAAAAGTCACTCCTTCTGACTCACTCTGCCCTAATACATCGGACAAAGGGGTCACAGAAATGGAATCCACCTGGTTTTCTTTATCCTCATACTCAGAGGAAAAGCCGACCAGATCGCTTCCTGACCCATAGCGGAAAACCATTCTGGCATTCCCCTTTTCCAGAGTACAGGTATCCAGGGTTACTGCTCCCTGACCATGGGACTCATTATATCTGGAAACGGCTTCTTCCAGATATGCTTTTAATTCATCTGCACGATAGTAATCCTGTTCCGCATAGGTTTCCACCGTCGCGGTCTGAAGGGTTCCTTCTTCCGTTACATAAATTCTGCTGCTCTCCGAATTCAAGGTGCCGCCGCCGCTTCTGCCTAAGCAGCCTGTCAGCATTCCGGCAAACAGAAAAACAGCCAGAACGGCTTTCTTCTTTTTCATTCTTTTCCTCCTGCTTTGAATCCGATGTAGTGCTGCTTGTGAAACGCAGTGCTGGCCGCGAGAACGTTGGGCTGACTGTGAGAACGCAGTGCACCCGCGAGACCGCAGTGCAGCCATGGAATCCCGAGGATTCCATGGCTCACGGGCATTCACCCTATGAATCAGGGCACGAGAAAATTTTCTTATGTGCAAGCACAACGAAAATTTTCTCGTGCCCTGATTCGCACTGCTCATAGCATTCTTGAACATTATACCAAATCCCCCCCGTCATTTCAATACTTTCCCCCCGGTCATGGTGTGTAAAATCTCTAACGAATGAAATTCCCTGTCCACGTAACGTTTTTTATTGATTTCCACGCAGCGGCCAAATTCCTCCAGCACCGGGTCTGTCAGGGTAAATGTGTATAAGTGTTCTGCGGGTGAGGCAATTACATATTCCCACGCATAGCCTGCCGAATCACTCACTGGGCAGGGTGGGGCTTCTGTGTATTCTCCGTTTAGTACCATTGCTTTCAGTTCAAAAACTCTTTGTACCAGCTCATTTTTCAGAGCCGGTTTTAACAGCGCCCGGATGGACTGGTAAAGAAGCTTTAGAAGCCCTGTTCCGTCCATATTCTCCCGGGCATAGTAATCAGCCAGTTCCAGAAAATAAGAGCCATAACAGGTTCCTTCCATATCCAGGGCCAATGCTTCAAAATAATTGGTGATCTCCGCTGACCTAAGGGTGTAGGAATCCCTGCCCTCGTACAGGGAAAACTGCCCGAAGGCAAAGGGGCGGCTTACCGCCATAAGCGGATTACCCGGCCGCCTGGCCCCTCTGGCAAATGCGGTGATCTTTCCTCTTTCCCTGGTGAGTATCACAAGGCGCTTATCCATTTCTCCAACCGGGGACACTCTTATTACCATCCCCATCATGGTTTCAACTTCCCTCAATTTCTACCACCACTTTTAAATATCTTTTTCATTATATCCATAATTCTTCATATACAGATCGCTGTCACGCCACTCTTTCCGGACCTTGACCCAAAGCTGTAAATTTACCTTTGTATCCATCAGGCCTTCTATTTCCCTGCGGGCAGCGCTTCCGATCTTTTTAAGCATGGAACCGCCCTTTCCAATGATGATTCCTTTGTGGGATTCCCGCTCGCAGATAATTTCGGCTTCTATATCCATGATGCCGTTATCCCGCTCCTTCATCTTCTCAATGGTCACCGCGATCCCGTGGGGAATCTCATCGTTTAAAAGACGAAGGGCCTTTTCCCTGATAAGCTCCGCTGAAATCTGGCGCATGGGCTGGTCTGTAACCGTATCCTCATCGTAATACTGAGGTCCCTTTGGAAGATATTTATAGATAAGCTCCAGCATCAGATCCGTATTTTTGGCCTTTAAGGCGGAAACCGGCACGATCTCAGCAAAATGGCACACATCCTTGTAAGCATTTATAAAGGTCAGGATTTCCTCCTGGTTTTTCAGTGTATCAATTTTATTGATAACAAGGATCACAGGAGTTTTAACCTGGCTTAACTGCTCTGCAATATGCTGCTCCCCGGCCCCGATGTAGGTAGTCGGTTCCACCAGCCAGAGCACCACATCCACTTCCTTTAAGGTGCGCTCCGCAACGCTTACCATATATTCACCCAGCTTGTTTTTGGCTTTATGGATTCCGGGAGTATCGAGAAAAATGATCTGTCCTCTCTCATCCGTATATACGGTCTGGATTCGGTTTCTGGTAGTCTGGGGCTTATCAGAAGTAATGGCGATCTTCTGGCCTATGAGCTGGTTCATCAGGGTGGACTTCCCAACGTTGGGACGTCCGATCAGGGTTACAAAGCCTGATTTATAGTTGTTTTCCATATAGGTTTTCCTTTCCTCTTTCGTGTCCATGTTCTTTGGACATAAAGGTATGCCTGCAAGGCTTAATGTCATGAGTGGAACAGGTTCTTTGTTTCTCCAAACAGATCCTTCTCCGCCATGATTTTTTCTTCATTTCCAATAACGCAGAGACTTCCAGTATCCAATACGGCCTTTACAAGAGAAGCCAGGCTGCGGATGTCTTCCTGGGTAGCGTTTAATACCTCTTCCCGCTCTTTTTCCATCATTTCCTGGGTGACGCCGGATAAATAGGCGGAAAGACCCCGGTTTCCTCTGGTAGACGGCGGATATGGCACATCCATGTCGCTGATGGTGCCAATGACGTACTTTGTCATATCCCGGTCCGTGGCCTGGAAGCTCTCCAAATAATCCACGATTCCGTCATAAATCTGGTTTGTTTCTCTTACGTTTGGATCCCGGTAGGAAGTAAAATACCCTTCTCCTGAGCGCCCAAAGCCGCTCATACAGCCATAGGCTCCTCCCTTGACCCTTAAATTGATCCACAGGTAATCATAGCTTAAAATGACCTTTAGTATTTTAAGAGCTCCGGTATATTCCTTGCCGCTTCCTGCAAAGGATCCGCATCTGGCCACATAATTGACCTGGGAAGCGGTGCAGAAGCCTTCGTTCCTTTTTCCTGCCAAAAAGGTAAAGGGATATCGCTTTCCTTCTCCTTCCGGCAGCAAATCCGTAAGCTTTTTAAGTGCCTCGGGAAGCAGCTTATATCCTTCTTCATCTGCCGTATAACTGACCAGCATGTTCTGGGTGGTGAAAAGCTTTTCCATAACCGCTTTTAAGCGGGCAATGAACTCCTTCTTATGGGAAGGATATTCCTTTTCCAAATTCTCCAAAAATTCATAATATCCGATCCCGCCGGTCAAATCGTTAAAAGAAGAAGTGGCGGAGTAATAAGAAGTGGCTCTGGCCACTGCTGCCGAATGACAGGAGCCTTCCAGTTTCATTCTGGCCCTTGACCTGGTTTCACTGATGATCTCGCCTACACGCTTTTCATCATCCAAAATAGAGCGGGTCAGAATCTCGCCAAGAATGGAGAAACCAAAATCCAGTTTCTCATAAAGCACTCTGGCACTTGCCATAAAAAAGCCTTTAAACTCTCCCTTATTCCTTAAGTCAGGATAAGAGGTCACACTAAAGCTGACGCCGCCGCTGTTTAAATGGATCTCACTGGTCAGATCTCCATAGGTGAAATTTTCCGTATTCACATAGCCAAGCAGGGATTTTAAAAATCCCACATAAGGCAGATCCTCCACAGGAACTGCGGAAGTATCAAACAGAACCTTTAAATACCCGATTCCGGAGGTAAACATCTCATGATGGATCACTTTGACACCATGGGCCGTTTTCTCTTCCCATATGATCTCCTCTGCCTCCCTGCTGATATCTTCTCTTGAAAGCATGGGAATCTTTTCCAGAGTCTCCTGGGGAGATGGTGTTTCCTGGTATTCCTTTAAAGCACGGGTCTGTTCTGCAAGTTGACGAATCTCCTCTTCTGAAAGGGAGGCTTTGTATGCAGCCAGCTTCTTCGCTTCCTTCTCATCTTCCATTGCCGTTAAATTCTTTTTGGGGCTTACAGTCAAAACGGCCTCAAAAGGATTATCCAGAAGGTATTCCCTGATGAGCTGCTCAAAATATCCGTCATCCACTACCTTTTTTAAATAATCAAAGGTCTCCTGATATTCTAAGTGCATCATGGGATCCCCGTCATAGAGCCAGCTGTCCATGCATTGAAGCCCATACATCAGGCCCTTTGGCGCTGAACCGTAATCTGCTTCCCGGTAACGGAATTCGTAATAGTTCATTCCTGCTTTCAGGCTCTTCCTGTTGATTCCTTCGTCTGCAAGCTTTCTTAAAGTACCTTTTACAACGGCGAGGAATTCCCCTCTCTGCTCTTTGTTTGCATTTTTGGCAATGATGGTAAAATAGGGCTGAAGAATGCCGCTGTCATACCCGCCTAAAATGTCCT
The nucleotide sequence above comes from Lacrimispora sp. BS-2. Encoded proteins:
- a CDS encoding MATE family efflux transporter codes for the protein MKKANLLEEPVKRLFLRYLMPSISATLVTSIYILADTLMIGRGVGPMGIAALNLLLPLYSLFFGTGLLFGVGGGVLLSISKGKGDEQGAREYFTAAFCMAAAAGVFYVTAGHLLFDPVTKFLGRNESMDLYVREYGRILVSGAPVFLLSSFLQSFVRNDRAPKVAMAAVISGGITNVILDYIFIFPMNMGMVGAAAATAIGSCLTLGILLTHLFSKGNSLKIVLRIKWRRAGEILVNGLSSFLLETCSGIVMFLFNRQLLAYVGDLGVVVYGIISNSALIVASINNGISQASQPILAMNYGAGKKERLKETRRMGELAVCFSGLLFVGIGMLFPALVTKAFVGPTDEILAMSVPAVRIYFLSFLPMGFNILFSTWFQSVLKPGKALFICLMRGLVLSSVLVFLFPMVFGVTGIWSVMPAAEFLAMGICLILLKEKKSVLPEKI
- a CDS encoding BMP family ABC transporter substrate-binding protein; protein product: MKKRALALVMAVMMAATLSGCGSSNQGGDATTAAPAETTAAEKTAETTAASEKPENGYELALVTDLGTIDDKSFNQGAWEGMKKYAEENSISYKYYQPQEGTTDSYLETIGLAIEGGAKLVVCPGFLFEEPVFLAQDQYKDVHFILLDGEPHNGDYSEFRTEANVMPILFQEDEPGFLAGYAAVKEGYTKLGFLGGMAVPAVIRYGYGFAEGADFAAKEMGIDGIEIMYNYTGAFAATPEAQSMAASWYQNGTEVIFGCGGAVGNSVMAAAEEKGTKVIGVDVDQSYESNTVITSAMKELSVSVYDGVKAFYDNAFPGGKTSIFTAKNDGIGLPMETSKFTKFTQQDYDAIFTQLKDGKIELVQPSQDNNNPTVDLKLEKTKISFVE
- a CDS encoding ABC transporter ATP-binding protein, whose product is MDYIIEMLHITKEFPGIIANDDITLQLKKGEILALLGENGAGKSTLMSVLFGLYQPEKGVIKVRGKEEKITGPLDANALGIGMVHQHFKLVENFTVLQNIVLGIETTKRGFLKMDDARKKVMDLSEKYKLFVDPDAIISDITVGMQQRVEILKMLYRDNEIMIFDEPTAVLTPQEIEELMQIMKDLVKEGKSILFITHKLNEIKAVADRCSVLRRGKYIGTVEVAETTPEEMSEMMVGRKVNLTVDKNPSKPGDIVLEVKDLSVEAKREGQTKKLVHDVSFKVKKGEIVCIAGIDGNGQTELIHAITGISDMSTGTVTINGEDVTKKSIRYKNTHGLSHIPEDRHKHGLVLDYNLAYNLVLQQYFEKDFQSSTFLKNDKIYEYAEKLIQDYDIRSSEGPFTTTRSMSGGNQQKAIVAREISKVPDILLAVQPTRGLDVGAIEYIHRQLVKQRDAGAAILLVSLELDEVMNLSDRILVMFEGGIVADLNPKNVTVQELGLYMAGAKKEGGKS
- a CDS encoding ABC transporter permease, producing MKPKQIKDHTGILSSIFAIILGLIVGLIILFLCNPKQALPGFATILSGAFTHGAKGVGQVFYYATPIILTGLSVGFAFKTGLFNIGTPGQFIMGGFGAVYVGILWTSLGPAHWVVALLASIILGAVWGLVPGLLKAYFNVNEVIASIMMNYIGMYLVNWIVKSYKPLFNNLRNESRNVAATANIPKMGLDKIFPGSSVNGGILIAILTVILIWLLLNKTTFGYELKAVGFNRDASKYAGINEKKSIILSMMIAGAIAGLAGGLLYLAGTGKHIEIKDVLASEGFTGISVALLGLSNPIGVLFSGIFIAYLTAGGFYLQLFEFSTEIIDIIVAVIIYFSAFALMVKIILSKIHRQKDEKAESAKEGGMKS
- a CDS encoding ABC transporter permease, which gives rise to MNVIYFIFQQTMYFMIPLMIVALGAMFSERSGIINIALEGIMTMGAFTGILFIHFTGGSMTGQLQLIIAVLISMATGMVFSLFHAYASINMKSNQVISGTALNMFAPAFAIFVARVIQGVQQVQFTNTFRIVSVPLLGKIPFFGPLLFQNAYITTYIGIAIFLLSTIVLYKTRFGLRLRACGEHPQAADSAGINVYRMQYAGVLISGALGGLGGLVFVVPTSTNFNADVAGYGFLALAVLIFGQWKPVNIMLASLFFGLMKAIASAYSGIPFLSAMGIPSYFYKMVPYIITLIVLIFTSRNSQAPKAEGIPYDKGQR
- a CDS encoding cupin domain-containing protein, which gives rise to MMSYSCYVSHSNCVSDNAYLTWDINDYGPAPLVLNIVHDTLRNPTFLTTRWTGDHMQLALMSIPVNGETGLGNNPELDQFIRIESGEGLLLMGDSPYNLTFQEPVNDKCAIIIPANTWYNLKNTGEDALKLFTIYSPVVQPSGTVHWRMNDLKKGE